A single Chloracidobacterium sp. DNA region contains:
- a CDS encoding right-handed parallel beta-helix repeat-containing protein: MNNMVEQAIRSAGNKVRAKPLPAAKTRSKAWLAASVLCLVAGVGVAIYLALGGLHEPEAAIISNGAFAIIRVPAGGNFQAALDRAKPGDTIELAAGSTFKGKFRLPNKPGAEFITVRTSASDDQLPPAGKRLDYKKYAAVLPKIVSNIKGEPALTTATSAHHFRFIGVEFGPTIEGLYNIIEIGTTEESAIEQIPHHIEFDRVALLGDPKWGQRRGIAANGKFIKIENSYFADFKRDGEESQAIAVWATDGPIEIINNYLEAAAENILFGGAQNSLGLVAADCIIRDNHLNKPIEWKGTKWNVKNFIEIKSGRRIKIENNLMTNNWQMAQEGTGVLFRTAEDSGKQAVVEDIEFTNNIMRGSGSALNIFGGEGKGGRNLTIRNNIFEDISGKKYDGRGFFIKSTTFTNVIIENNTVIHDGSITLAYGDPVKGFIFRNNIVFNNEYGFFGDTVGPGKPALATYFPGAVITNNIIVGGKASDYGTSNFYPPAIGQIGFVDTAKGNYQLDPGSPYVKKGIGGKSVGATLDPRTVGGR; this comes from the coding sequence GAGTCGCTATCTACCTCGCCCTCGGCGGACTGCACGAACCGGAAGCGGCGATCATATCAAATGGCGCGTTTGCCATAATACGCGTCCCGGCGGGCGGCAATTTTCAGGCGGCACTTGATCGGGCCAAGCCCGGCGACACGATCGAGCTTGCCGCCGGTTCCACGTTTAAGGGCAAGTTCCGATTGCCAAATAAGCCCGGAGCCGAGTTTATTACGGTCCGCACTTCGGCGAGCGATGATCAGTTGCCGCCGGCCGGCAAGCGGCTCGATTACAAAAAATACGCAGCTGTTTTACCCAAGATCGTCTCGAACATAAAGGGCGAACCCGCACTTACCACCGCAACAAGTGCACATCATTTCAGATTTATCGGCGTCGAATTTGGGCCGACGATCGAAGGGCTCTACAACATCATTGAGATCGGCACCACCGAAGAATCGGCGATCGAACAAATTCCTCACCATATTGAATTTGACCGCGTCGCATTGCTCGGCGACCCCAAATGGGGACAACGCCGCGGTATTGCAGCCAATGGCAAATTCATCAAGATCGAAAATAGCTATTTTGCCGATTTTAAGCGTGACGGTGAGGAAAGTCAGGCCATCGCCGTATGGGCCACCGACGGGCCGATCGAGATCATCAATAATTATCTGGAAGCCGCAGCGGAAAACATCCTTTTCGGCGGCGCCCAGAACTCCCTCGGACTGGTCGCGGCCGATTGCATCATCCGCGATAATCACCTGAACAAACCGATCGAGTGGAAAGGCACCAAATGGAACGTCAAGAATTTTATTGAGATTAAAAGTGGACGCCGCATCAAGATCGAAAACAACTTGATGACCAATAATTGGCAAATGGCTCAAGAAGGAACCGGCGTACTTTTCCGAACTGCTGAGGACAGTGGCAAGCAAGCAGTTGTCGAGGATATCGAGTTTACCAATAACATTATGCGCGGATCGGGCAGTGCTCTGAACATCTTTGGCGGTGAAGGCAAAGGCGGCCGCAATCTAACGATACGCAATAATATTTTCGAAGACATCAGCGGCAAGAAATATGACGGCCGCGGCTTTTTTATTAAATCAACGACATTCACGAATGTCATTATCGAAAACAACACGGTAATTCACGACGGCAGCATCACCCTCGCGTATGGTGATCCGGTCAAAGGATTTATTTTCCGCAATAACATCGTTTTTAACAACGAATACGGTTTCTTTGGCGATACCGTAGGCCCGGGCAAACCCGCACTCGCGACCTACTTTCCGGGTGCAGTTATCACAAATAACATAATCGTCGGCGGCAAAGCGTCCGATTACGGCACGTCCAATTTCTACCCGCCGGCGATCGGCCAGATCGGTTTTGTAGATACCGCAAAGGGCAACTATCAACTCGATCCGGGCAGTCCGTATGTCAAGAAAGGGATTGGCGGTAAATCGGTAGGTGCCACGCTCGATCCGCGTACCGTCGGCGGTCGCTGA